The Pyrococcus kukulkanii genome contains a region encoding:
- a CDS encoding ABC transporter ATP-binding protein gives MLLVTCLGVVSVELVKVEHLTKIFTSGLIGGFEVRAVDDVSFTINEGEIVALVGESGSGKTTIGKLILRLIQPTSGRIYFKGEDILKFDKRRLKNYYYKQVQAVFQDPFASFNPLHKVDRAFDLVFRTFLRGVSGDERKELVERALEGVGLNPGEVLGKYPHQLSGGQLQRILIARALLVRPSLLIADEAVSMLDASTRIDILNLLGEFRDKYGTSVLFITHDLGLGYYISDKAIIMYRGTVVEWGDTERVFRNPLHPYTRMLLESVPDLSVKWEFRGIEPEREEGRVYEIKGCRYAPRCSKVMDKCFKLRPPMVEAEKNHWVACWLYAKA, from the coding sequence ATGCTGCTTGTCACATGCTTGGGGGTGGTTAGTGTGGAGCTTGTGAAGGTTGAACACTTGACTAAAATCTTTACCTCTGGCCTTATTGGTGGTTTTGAGGTTAGGGCTGTTGATGATGTTTCCTTCACTATTAATGAGGGTGAAATCGTCGCATTAGTGGGGGAGAGTGGTAGTGGTAAGACTACTATAGGAAAACTTATCTTGAGGTTGATCCAGCCAACTTCGGGTAGGATTTACTTTAAGGGTGAAGACATTTTAAAGTTTGACAAGAGGAGGCTCAAGAATTATTATTACAAGCAAGTACAAGCAGTATTCCAGGATCCCTTTGCCTCGTTTAATCCATTACACAAGGTTGATCGTGCCTTTGACTTGGTCTTTAGGACTTTTTTGAGGGGTGTTTCGGGGGATGAGCGGAAAGAACTGGTGGAGAGGGCTTTGGAGGGTGTTGGTCTTAATCCTGGGGAGGTTTTGGGTAAGTATCCTCACCAGTTGAGTGGTGGGCAGTTACAGAGGATCTTAATTGCTAGAGCGCTTTTGGTTAGGCCTTCCCTGTTGATTGCTGATGAGGCTGTGTCAATGCTTGATGCTTCGACGAGGATTGATATTCTGAACCTCTTAGGGGAATTTAGGGATAAGTATGGTACGTCAGTCTTGTTCATCACGCATGATTTGGGCTTGGGTTATTACATTAGTGATAAGGCTATCATAATGTATAGGGGGACGGTGGTAGAGTGGGGGGATACTGAGAGGGTGTTTCGTAATCCTTTGCACCCTTATACGCGGATGTTGTTGGAGAGTGTTCCTGATTTGAGTGTGAAGTGGGAGTTTAGGGGGATTGAGCCTGAAAGAGAAGAGGGGAGAGTGTATGAGATTAAGGGTTGTAGGTATGCTCCTAGGTGTTCTAAGGTTATGGACAAGTGCTTCAAACTAAGACCCCCAATGGTTGAAGCCGAAAAGAATCATTGGGTAGCATGCTGGCTCTATGCAAAGGCTTGA
- a CDS encoding ABC transporter substrate-binding protein, producing MKKYIATILIALFFLSTIGVVAAQEELPREQTLYTANSAPPTNANPIQGSNIIPMAGLVFEPLFMLNFMKTELVPWLAEYGKWVKPNVFEVKLREGTKWQDGKPLTAEDVKFSFEYYQKVGLKDWSKYGLQEIKVLDMRTVQFIFKSTPNVWAWRNELYSVLILPEHIFKNIDPQKVKTMTFLGDEQKYLVGSGAYKLYKVVQQQKAIFVRNDEWWGAKYFGLPAPKYIVQLYVGSNDQAANMFLKGDLDVGTYYVDIVELKKKNPNIVSWLDRPPYFPPVVPVIMYFNTKHKPLDDPLVRKAIAEAICPAQIVKQGPISDLPDQTPLGNVMKPWKEKIGVNQLIKEYGWKYCDPVDAAKLLDEAGIKDTDGDGWREYNGKDLVLTFAACGPCSDWMQAVEIVVNQLKAIGIKVDVKKYDWATMVSKQQAGEFDLTMHWAGTFKPDPYSVYYDLMYYKDENNKGGANFGNYYNPEANKLLDELAKTSDEAKQVELLRELTKIWLKDVPAVPLYMGTLFYEANTQYWANWPNEENPYGVPIFWPGFGTWGTALAFLGVRPAKAVGPGTTTVVQTQTVEKTQTVEKTQTVEKTVTVTASPTETKGGICGPAAILTLAAVPLILRRRRL from the coding sequence ATGAAAAAGTACATAGCCACAATATTGATTGCCCTGTTCTTCCTTAGTACCATTGGAGTAGTTGCCGCCCAGGAAGAACTTCCAAGGGAACAAACCTTGTACACGGCTAACTCCGCTCCACCAACAAATGCAAATCCAATTCAGGGAAGCAACATAATCCCAATGGCTGGTTTGGTCTTTGAGCCATTGTTCATGCTCAACTTCATGAAGACCGAACTCGTTCCATGGCTTGCTGAATACGGAAAGTGGGTCAAGCCAAACGTTTTTGAGGTCAAACTTAGGGAGGGCACTAAGTGGCAGGATGGAAAGCCACTTACAGCTGAAGATGTCAAGTTCTCATTTGAGTACTACCAAAAGGTAGGGCTTAAAGACTGGTCAAAATATGGTCTCCAGGAAATAAAGGTTCTTGACATGAGAACCGTTCAGTTCATATTCAAGAGCACTCCAAACGTCTGGGCTTGGAGAAATGAGCTCTACAGCGTCCTAATTCTCCCGGAGCATATATTCAAGAACATCGACCCACAGAAGGTTAAGACTATGACATTCCTTGGTGATGAGCAGAAGTACCTTGTCGGTTCAGGTGCCTACAAGCTCTACAAGGTTGTACAGCAACAGAAGGCAATTTTCGTGAGGAACGATGAGTGGTGGGGTGCAAAGTACTTTGGCCTTCCAGCTCCAAAGTACATCGTCCAGCTGTACGTTGGCTCAAACGACCAGGCTGCAAACATGTTCCTCAAGGGTGACCTTGACGTAGGTACCTACTACGTCGATATAGTCGAGCTCAAGAAGAAGAACCCGAACATAGTTAGTTGGCTTGACAGGCCACCGTACTTCCCACCTGTCGTTCCAGTTATAATGTACTTCAACACCAAGCACAAGCCACTTGACGACCCACTCGTCAGGAAGGCCATAGCCGAGGCAATCTGTCCAGCACAGATCGTCAAGCAGGGACCAATAAGCGACCTCCCAGACCAGACCCCACTCGGTAACGTCATGAAGCCATGGAAGGAGAAGATTGGAGTTAACCAGCTAATCAAGGAGTACGGATGGAAGTACTGTGACCCAGTTGATGCAGCAAAGCTCCTCGACGAGGCTGGAATTAAGGACACCGATGGAGATGGCTGGAGGGAGTACAACGGTAAGGATCTCGTCCTAACGTTCGCTGCATGTGGTCCATGTAGTGACTGGATGCAGGCGGTAGAGATCGTAGTCAACCAGCTCAAGGCTATCGGAATTAAGGTTGACGTTAAGAAGTACGACTGGGCTACAATGGTCAGCAAGCAACAGGCTGGAGAGTTCGACTTAACAATGCACTGGGCTGGAACATTCAAGCCAGATCCCTATAGTGTCTACTACGATTTAATGTACTATAAGGATGAGAATAACAAGGGTGGGGCAAACTTCGGTAACTACTACAACCCAGAGGCTAATAAGTTACTGGACGAACTTGCAAAGACATCTGATGAGGCTAAGCAGGTTGAGCTCCTCAGGGAGCTAACCAAGATCTGGCTTAAGGACGTTCCAGCAGTTCCACTCTACATGGGTACCTTATTCTATGAAGCAAACACCCAGTACTGGGCTAACTGGCCAAACGAGGAGAATCCATACGGTGTTCCAATCTTCTGGCCAGGCTTCGGTACCTGGGGTACAGCACTTGCATTCCTTGGTGTCAGGCCGGCTAAGGCCGTTGGTCCAGGGACAACCACCGTAGTCCAGACCCAGACTGTCGAGAAGACACAGACAGTAGAAAAGACTCAGACCGTCGAGAAGACCGTTACAGTTACGGCTTCACCAACCGAGACTAAGGGCGGCATCTGTGGTCCAGCGGCTATCCTTACCTTAGCGGCAGTTCCACTCATCTTGAGAAGGAGGAGACTCTGA
- a CDS encoding PIG-L deacetylase family protein: MFEEINDFETAFRKLLDDVLDFDIQNLLKDVKKVLCIEPHPDDCAIGMGGTIKRLADRGVEVIYLCMTDGYMGTTDETMTGHELAQIRRKEEEESAKILGVKKIYWLNYRDTELPYTREVRKDIVRIIRKEKPDGVFLPDPWLPYEAHPDHRTTGFLALDAVAFSQLPNFSNIDLDMGLRPHSVSFVALYYTHKPNYFVDITDIMDLKLKAIRVHRSQFPEDIWEIWEPFLRTVALYYGQKAGVKYAEGFRIMPSLFYHITPFAELI; encoded by the coding sequence ATGTTTGAGGAGATAAACGATTTTGAAACAGCGTTTAGGAAGTTGCTTGATGATGTTCTTGACTTTGATATCCAAAATCTTCTAAAGGATGTAAAAAAGGTTCTCTGTATAGAACCCCATCCGGACGACTGTGCCATAGGAATGGGCGGAACAATTAAGAGGTTAGCAGACAGGGGAGTTGAGGTAATTTACCTCTGCATGACCGATGGTTACATGGGGACTACTGATGAAACAATGACGGGACACGAGCTGGCTCAAATTAGGAGAAAGGAGGAAGAAGAGAGTGCTAAAATATTGGGCGTGAAAAAGATTTATTGGCTAAACTACAGGGATACTGAACTTCCATATACGAGGGAGGTTAGGAAGGATATAGTTAGAATCATTAGGAAAGAGAAACCTGATGGGGTGTTCCTTCCAGATCCCTGGTTACCATATGAGGCTCACCCTGATCATAGAACAACTGGTTTCTTGGCTTTAGATGCAGTGGCTTTCTCTCAGCTCCCGAACTTCTCAAATATAGATCTTGACATGGGGTTAAGGCCTCATTCAGTATCATTTGTAGCCCTTTACTACACCCACAAACCCAATTACTTCGTTGATATTACCGACATCATGGATCTAAAGCTCAAGGCCATTAGGGTTCATAGAAGTCAGTTCCCCGAGGATATTTGGGAAATTTGGGAGCCCTTCCTTAGAACGGTGGCCCTCTATTATGGACAAAAGGCAGGTGTCAAGTATGCAGAAGGGTTCAGAATAATGCCCAGCCTATTCTATCACATCACACCCTTCGCTGAGCTCATATGA
- a CDS encoding RNA ligase — MVSTKFKEILLKLGVPQDRIETLETKGGIVEDEFEGIRYLRFKDSAGKLRRGTVVFNEEEIILGFPHIKRVVNLEEGIRRAFRNREFYVEEKVDGYNVRVAKVMDRIVAITRGGFICPFTTERITDFVPQEFFKDHPNLVLVGEMAGPESPYLVEGPPYVKEDIKFFLFDIQEKITGKSLPVEERLRLAEEYGIPHVEVFGKFTRNDLGELHELIEKLSREGREGIVMKSPDMKKIVKYVTPFANINDVRIGARVFYELSPGYFTSRISRLAFYVAEKRIKGEELRKLAEDLGMALLQPLVESILDVEQGDDIAEIFKIRVKKIETAYKMVTHFEKLGLNIEIVDIEELNNGMWRVTFKRVYSDATSEIRELIGGKAFVD; from the coding sequence GTGGTTAGTACCAAATTTAAGGAGATCCTTTTGAAGCTTGGAGTCCCGCAGGATAGGATAGAAACTTTAGAGACAAAGGGAGGTATAGTCGAAGATGAGTTCGAGGGGATTAGATATTTAAGATTTAAAGATTCAGCGGGGAAACTCAGAAGAGGTACCGTTGTTTTCAATGAAGAAGAGATAATTCTCGGATTCCCACACATAAAGAGGGTTGTAAACTTGGAGGAAGGAATAAGGAGAGCGTTTAGAAATAGGGAATTCTACGTGGAAGAGAAAGTTGATGGTTACAATGTGAGGGTTGCCAAAGTAATGGATAGGATAGTTGCAATAACCAGAGGTGGCTTCATATGTCCATTTACAACAGAAAGAATTACAGATTTCGTGCCCCAGGAGTTCTTCAAAGATCATCCGAACCTAGTTCTTGTTGGAGAAATGGCCGGGCCGGAGAGTCCATATCTCGTTGAGGGACCCCCCTATGTTAAGGAGGACATAAAATTTTTCCTGTTCGACATTCAAGAGAAGATCACCGGAAAGAGTTTACCTGTAGAGGAAAGATTAAGGCTCGCAGAAGAATACGGAATTCCACATGTGGAAGTGTTCGGAAAGTTCACGCGAAATGACTTAGGAGAGTTGCACGAGCTAATAGAAAAGCTAAGCAGGGAAGGAAGGGAAGGCATAGTCATGAAAAGTCCCGACATGAAGAAGATAGTCAAATACGTTACACCATTTGCAAACATCAACGATGTAAGGATCGGGGCCAGGGTTTTTTATGAACTATCTCCAGGATATTTCACAAGTAGGATTTCTAGGCTCGCCTTCTACGTGGCAGAGAAGAGAATCAAAGGCGAGGAGTTGAGAAAGCTCGCCGAAGACTTGGGAATGGCTCTACTTCAGCCTCTGGTTGAAAGCATATTAGATGTAGAACAGGGGGATGATATTGCAGAAATATTCAAAATTAGGGTTAAGAAAATCGAAACGGCCTATAAAATGGTCACTCACTTTGAGAAACTTGGATTAAATATAGAGATCGTGGATATAGAAGAGCTGAACAATGGTATGTGGAGGGTCACTTTCAAAAGGGTTTACTCAGATGCAACGAGTGAAATCAGGGAGCTAATTGGAGGGAAGGCATTCGTAGATTAG
- a CDS encoding ABC transporter permease, with product MGFKQYLKRKILIYFLTFIFAVTLNWLLPRLMPGNPIEIMINSALGLSPQERETLLQFYEELYGLNKPLYVQFISFWKSLLTGNLGYSILYRAPVSDLIKHALPYDIAILFPAIVLSWIIGNWLGALAGKNKKYDRYVMPLFYFLASIPYFWFAMLLVYVIGVKLGWLPYQGAYSPDLVPRFSLTFIVDFLKHWILPFLSLFIVMIGSWAIGMRNMIIYELEADYVRYLEALGASEKLMTKHAYRNAILPQITGLALQLGLMVAGAIATEIVFNYPGVGVLLMRAALSQDYFLLQGGFLMIVIAVLVANFVIDIVYALIDPRVRVSYTEG from the coding sequence ATGGGATTTAAGCAGTACCTAAAGAGGAAAATTCTCATTTATTTTTTAACGTTCATATTTGCTGTAACCCTGAACTGGTTGTTGCCTAGATTAATGCCCGGTAACCCTATAGAGATCATGATAAACTCCGCCCTGGGCTTATCCCCCCAGGAGAGGGAAACTCTGTTACAATTTTATGAAGAGCTGTACGGATTAAATAAGCCACTTTACGTTCAGTTCATAAGCTTTTGGAAATCCCTGCTAACCGGTAACCTTGGGTATAGCATACTTTACAGAGCCCCGGTTTCGGATTTAATCAAGCACGCGCTTCCATATGACATAGCGATCCTATTCCCCGCTATAGTTCTGAGTTGGATCATAGGCAATTGGCTCGGTGCATTGGCAGGGAAGAACAAGAAGTACGACAGGTACGTGATGCCCCTCTTTTACTTCTTGGCGAGCATACCGTACTTCTGGTTTGCCATGCTCCTCGTGTACGTAATCGGAGTTAAGCTCGGCTGGTTGCCATATCAGGGAGCCTATAGCCCGGACTTAGTTCCGAGATTTTCTTTAACGTTCATTGTAGATTTCTTGAAGCATTGGATACTCCCGTTCCTAAGTCTGTTCATAGTCATGATCGGTAGCTGGGCCATAGGGATGAGAAACATGATAATCTATGAGCTTGAGGCTGACTACGTCAGGTACCTCGAGGCCCTAGGTGCAAGTGAAAAACTAATGACTAAGCACGCCTACAGGAACGCAATCCTCCCCCAGATAACCGGACTCGCCTTGCAGTTGGGCCTAATGGTTGCTGGGGCAATTGCAACTGAAATAGTCTTCAACTACCCTGGAGTTGGAGTTCTGCTGATGCGTGCGGCTTTAAGTCAGGACTACTTCCTCTTACAGGGTGGATTTCTGATGATCGTCATTGCCGTCCTAGTGGCCAACTTCGTGATAGACATAGTCTACGCCCTCATTGATCCGCGTGTTAGGGTTAGCTACACGGAGGGATGA
- a CDS encoding type II toxin-antitoxin system VapC family toxin, with translation MPLPPEITFDSAALLKMHSKSRKRLLEITLAKFNVNISIITIYRYLTARAYLKKNIELEFDILKDIYTIIPLTEDIIIKAAQIEANLLRKGIIMDIEDILTAATAIQTGSLLIADDAKRYDPIRRFGLDTMPLEKFLKEVELMVEKELI, from the coding sequence ATGCCGTTGCCCCCTGAAATTACTTTTGATAGCGCTGCTCTTCTGAAGATGCACTCAAAGAGCAGGAAAAGGTTACTTGAGATAACCCTAGCAAAGTTCAACGTCAACATTTCAATAATCACAATATACAGGTATTTAACGGCGAGAGCATACCTTAAGAAGAACATCGAGCTTGAATTTGACATATTAAAAGATATATATACAATAATCCCACTAACTGAGGACATAATAATTAAAGCAGCCCAAATCGAGGCAAACTTACTCAGAAAAGGAATAATCATGGATATTGAGGATATATTAACAGCGGCAACTGCGATCCAAACGGGCAGCCTTTTAATAGCAGATGATGCAAAGAGGTACGATCCGATTAGAAGGTTTGGGCTTGATACAATGCCACTGGAGAAATTCCTAAAAGAGGTAGAATTAATGGTAGAAAAGGAGCTCATATGA
- a CDS encoding ABC transporter ATP-binding protein has translation MVLLDVRGLRVYYSTPLGFVKAVDGVSFEVKEGEVFGIAGESGCGKSTLVHSLILRKPPMRHISGEAIFKGRDLMKLSREEARRIQYTELSIIPQYAMNALNPTKRIRDIVWDLAREHGYTDRGEVEKLLRERLAMVKLSPRVADMYPVELSGGMRQRATMVVSTLLNPDLLIADEITSALDVTTQRVVIELLHYFMQEGIVKSIIFVTHDLALLKQIADTVMIMYAGKVVEIGPMEEVIDDPAHPYTQMLLNSLPRMGVHYKRQKLHGISGYPISLLNPPKGCRFYTRCPYAMDICPEKEPKMIRVGENHYAACHMLGGG, from the coding sequence ATGGTTTTGCTTGATGTTAGGGGTCTTCGTGTTTACTACTCTACCCCGTTGGGTTTTGTGAAAGCAGTGGATGGTGTTTCGTTTGAGGTTAAAGAGGGTGAGGTTTTTGGCATTGCTGGTGAATCCGGTTGTGGTAAGTCAACCCTAGTCCACTCCCTAATCCTGAGAAAACCTCCAATGAGACACATTTCAGGGGAAGCAATATTCAAGGGCAGGGATTTAATGAAACTTTCTAGGGAGGAGGCAAGGAGAATCCAGTATACCGAACTCTCCATCATCCCACAGTATGCAATGAACGCGTTAAACCCCACGAAGAGGATTAGGGATATTGTCTGGGATCTTGCTAGGGAGCATGGGTATACTGACAGGGGGGAGGTCGAGAAACTCTTGAGGGAGAGGCTTGCTATGGTTAAACTCTCGCCTAGGGTTGCTGACATGTACCCCGTAGAATTGTCTGGTGGAATGAGGCAGAGGGCAACAATGGTCGTCTCCACACTATTAAACCCAGATTTATTAATTGCCGATGAAATAACATCAGCCTTGGACGTTACAACCCAGAGGGTTGTGATTGAGTTATTACACTACTTCATGCAAGAGGGCATTGTAAAGTCAATTATCTTCGTTACCCATGACCTAGCACTTCTAAAGCAGATTGCTGATACTGTGATGATAATGTACGCTGGGAAGGTCGTGGAGATTGGGCCAATGGAGGAGGTGATTGACGATCCAGCCCATCCATACACGCAAATGCTGCTAAACTCTCTGCCAAGGATGGGTGTTCATTACAAGAGGCAAAAACTCCATGGGATCAGTGGTTATCCAATAAGCCTCCTCAACCCGCCAAAGGGTTGTAGATTCTATACACGGTGTCCTTATGCTATGGATATCTGCCCAGAAAAAGAGCCTAAGATGATTAGGGTTGGTGAAAACCACTATGCTGCTTGTCACATGCTTGGGGGTGGTTAG
- the bgaS gene encoding beta-galactosidase BgaS translates to MEFYWGVVQSAFQFEMGDPYRRNIDSRSDWWAWVRDPYNIKNELVSGDLPEEGINNYDLYEIDHRLAKDLGLNAYQLTIEWSRIFPCPTFNVEVSVEQDGYGFIKKVKIKREHLQQLDELANKREVQHYLDVLRNLKKLGFTTFVTLNHQTNPIWLHDPLEVRANIEKARAKGWVDERAIIEFAKFVAYIAWKFDEYVDYWATFDEPMVTAELGYLGPYVGWPPGILNPTAAKKVILNQVIAHARAYDSIKKFSKKPVGIILNIIPAYPLDPNNPKDQKAAENYDLFHNRIFLEAVNRGRLDIEISGEYVKVAHLKRNDWIGNNYYTREVVRYVEPKYEELPLVTFVGAEGYGYSGNPNSVSPDNNPTSDFGWEVFPQGLYDSTAEAYEYCKNIFITENGIADSKDILRPRYIVDHIGEVKNLIENGIKVGGYFHWALTDNYEWAMGFKIRFGLYEVDLITKERIPRRRSVETYKKVVREGIE, encoded by the coding sequence ATGGAATTCTATTGGGGCGTAGTCCAATCGGCATTTCAATTTGAGATGGGAGATCCCTATAGGAGGAATATAGACTCAAGAAGTGACTGGTGGGCATGGGTTCGTGACCCTTACAACATTAAAAATGAATTAGTTAGTGGAGATCTACCTGAAGAGGGGATTAACAATTACGATTTATACGAAATCGATCATAGACTCGCCAAGGATCTTGGTTTAAACGCCTACCAATTGACGATAGAATGGAGCAGAATATTTCCCTGCCCCACCTTTAACGTTGAAGTAAGTGTTGAACAAGATGGTTATGGATTCATAAAGAAGGTTAAGATAAAGAGAGAGCACCTGCAACAACTTGATGAATTAGCAAATAAGAGGGAAGTTCAACACTATTTAGACGTCCTTAGAAACCTAAAGAAGTTAGGATTCACAACATTCGTTACTTTGAATCATCAGACTAATCCAATATGGCTTCACGATCCCCTCGAGGTCAGGGCAAATATAGAGAAGGCCAGAGCTAAGGGATGGGTAGATGAGAGAGCAATAATAGAGTTCGCTAAGTTCGTCGCTTATATTGCTTGGAAGTTCGATGAGTACGTAGATTATTGGGCAACTTTTGACGAACCTATGGTAACGGCCGAATTAGGATATTTGGGCCCATACGTTGGATGGCCCCCAGGAATACTCAACCCAACGGCAGCAAAAAAGGTAATCCTGAATCAAGTAATAGCGCATGCGAGAGCCTATGATTCTATTAAGAAGTTCTCCAAGAAACCCGTTGGGATAATTCTAAATATAATACCAGCCTATCCCCTCGATCCAAACAACCCGAAAGACCAAAAAGCCGCTGAGAATTATGACCTCTTCCACAATAGGATATTCTTAGAGGCCGTAAACAGAGGAAGACTTGACATTGAGATATCCGGGGAATACGTCAAGGTAGCACACTTAAAGAGGAACGATTGGATAGGGAACAACTACTACACAAGGGAAGTCGTAAGGTACGTGGAACCTAAGTACGAAGAATTGCCACTTGTTACATTCGTTGGAGCCGAAGGCTATGGATATTCAGGGAATCCAAACAGCGTCTCCCCAGATAATAACCCAACAAGCGACTTTGGATGGGAAGTATTTCCTCAAGGCCTATATGATTCCACGGCAGAGGCATACGAATACTGCAAGAACATCTTCATAACGGAAAATGGGATTGCCGACTCTAAGGACATCCTGAGGCCAAGATATATAGTGGATCATATTGGAGAAGTCAAAAACCTCATCGAGAACGGAATAAAAGTCGGCGGATACTTCCATTGGGCCTTGACGGATAATTACGAGTGGGCGATGGGATTTAAGATAAGATTCGGGCTTTACGAAGTTGACTTGATAACAAAGGAGAGGATACCAAGAAGAAGGAGCGTTGAAACTTATAAGAAAGTCGTTAGGGAGGGGATAGAATGA
- a CDS encoding ABC transporter permease — MELIKLAFKNNKFKFGFGLIVFFILFGLIGPLFTPFASDGLYYEQVGKIKLASYSTKTLPPMTRENITTYTGKTVEVLHILGTDKEGRDVYTELVYGLRTSLWIAFLAAIIGTTLGITIGFVSGYKGGLVDELLMMFVNIMLVIPSIVLLILVAAYLEARSPAVQALIIGLTNWPWVARSVRAQTLSLKNREFVNLSKLAGLSDLRIIFEEIMPNMISYIVMVGILQISGAILASATLDFIGLGPTTMISLGTILQKAIMHNALQFGWWWWFIPPGLIITLIITALFFINLGMEEVFNPRLRGE; from the coding sequence ATGGAACTCATAAAGCTCGCATTCAAGAACAACAAGTTCAAATTTGGATTCGGTCTTATCGTGTTTTTCATACTCTTCGGCTTAATTGGGCCTCTGTTCACGCCTTTTGCTAGCGATGGCCTGTACTACGAACAAGTGGGTAAAATCAAGCTTGCATCGTATTCAACAAAGACCCTCCCTCCAATGACCAGGGAGAACATAACAACGTACACTGGGAAGACCGTTGAAGTCCTTCACATCCTGGGAACGGATAAGGAAGGGAGGGACGTCTATACGGAGCTCGTTTATGGCTTGAGGACGTCACTGTGGATAGCATTCCTTGCGGCAATAATTGGAACAACCCTGGGAATAACGATAGGTTTCGTCTCCGGTTACAAGGGTGGACTCGTAGATGAGCTATTGATGATGTTCGTCAACATAATGCTCGTCATTCCTTCAATCGTTCTGCTGATCTTGGTTGCAGCGTACCTTGAAGCAAGAAGCCCAGCGGTTCAGGCCCTGATTATAGGTCTAACGAACTGGCCCTGGGTAGCGAGGTCAGTAAGGGCCCAAACTCTCTCCCTGAAAAACAGGGAATTCGTCAACCTCTCAAAGCTTGCAGGTCTCTCAGATCTCAGGATAATCTTCGAAGAGATAATGCCCAACATGATATCGTACATAGTCATGGTTGGTATTCTCCAGATCAGTGGAGCTATCCTAGCCTCTGCAACCCTTGACTTCATAGGTTTAGGCCCAACGACAATGATCTCTCTGGGAACAATTCTGCAGAAGGCAATAATGCACAACGCCCTCCAGTTCGGCTGGTGGTGGTGGTTCATTCCACCGGGGTTAATTATCACCCTGATAATCACGGCATTGTTCTTCATCAACCTCGGAATGGAAGAAGTGTTCAATCCTCGTTTGAGGGGTGAGTGA